From the genome of Pseudomonadota bacterium, one region includes:
- a CDS encoding addiction module protein produces MTSASKKILEVALALPEEDRRRIGEAILDSVRRDASDDIRQAWQDEAVRRVEEIERGEGKLVDLDEALRSLRADLRHVRHE; encoded by the coding sequence GTGACGTCCGCCTCGAAGAAGATTCTCGAAGTAGCTCTGGCCCTGCCGGAGGAAGACAGGCGCCGTATCGGCGAAGCGATACTTGACAGCGTACGGAGGGATGCGTCCGACGACATCCGCCAAGCTTGGCAAGACGAGGCCGTCCGCAGGGTGGAAGAGATCGAGCGCGGCGAAGGGAAGCTTGTCGACCTCGATGAGGCCCTCCGTTCGCTGCGCGCCGACCTTCGCCACGTCCGTCACGAATAA